The Desulfocurvus vexinensis DSM 17965 genome includes the window CGGGGTGGGCCTTCTGGTGGGCCTGACCGTGAGCATCCTGCAGGCCGCCACCCAGATCCAGGAGATGACCCTGACCTTCATCCCCAAGATCCTGTCCATCTTCGTGGCCCTGCTCGTCTCCTTCCCGTGGATCATGGACAAGATGATCACCTACACCCGCGACCTGTTCATGAACCTGCCCAACTACGTGCGCTGACCCCCGCGCGCCCCGGGCAACGCCAAGGCGCCCCCCGGCTCTGCCGGGGGGCGCCTTGGCCGTGTGGGGCCGGGGTACGCTGTGCCCCGCGCTGGAATGGGGCCCCTCTTCGCGGGGGGAGGGGGAGGGGAGCGCGTTGTGCGGGTGCCGGGCGCCGGTTGGCGCGCGGCGCACGGAGAGGCCTGGGGGCCGGGGCCGGACGGCGCCCCCGCGGCACCGCCCGGCCCCGGCCTATCGACTCACCGTTTCACGCTGATGTCGACGCACAGGATGAAGGCCCGCCCGGCCCGGTCGCCGAAGCGCACCGAGATGGTCGTGCACAGGCTGCCGCTGGCCAGGGAGATGTAGGGCTCGGTGGTGTACTTTTCGAGCCCGGCGGACAGGGGCAGGAAGTATTCCTTGAGGGAGTGGTCGGTGCCGCGCGGGGCGGGGCGGTAGATGAAGCGCCGGGCCTCGCTCACGGCGTAGGGGTTGCAGACGGTCGCGCTGACCTGACGCCCCGCGCAGTTGAGCACATACATGCACTCGATGTCCTCGTGGGAGTGGATGAGGTCCAGCAGGGCGCGGTTGAAGCCCCGGGGCGCCTGGGTGCCCAGGGCGGCGACGATCTCGCGCAGGGCCCGGTCGTAGGTTTCGTGCAGGGCCTTTTTCTCGTTGATGGTCTCGATGACGCGGCGCCGGAAGTTGCGGGCCACGGAGGCCACCCGGCGCGGTGTGGGCGGCGGCGCGGCGTCCAGGGGCGCGGGCCGGGCGAAATAGAAGCCCTGGAAGATGTCCACCCCCAGGCCCATGAGTTCGAGCACCTCGGCCTCCTGCTCCACGCCCTCGGCCACGACCATGGCCCCGATGTTGCGCGACAAGCGCACCAGGGCTTTGGCGATCTCGAACTTGTGGTACTCGCAGTGGATGTCGCGGATCAGGCCCTTGTCGATCTTGATGATGTCGGGCTTGATCTGCGAGACGCGGTCGAGGTTGGAATGCCCGGTGCCGATGTCGTCCAGGGCGATGAGGAAGCCGTGGGCCCGGTAGGTCTCGATGAAACGGGTCAGCACTTCCGTGTCCTGGACCTTGGACTCGATGATTTCGATGACCACGTTGCCCGGGTTCAGGCCCGCGGCCTGGGTGGCCTCCAGGAACTTGCCCGAGCCCAGGATGTTCCTGTTGATCAGCGACATGTCCAGGTTCACCGACAGCAGCAGGTCCTTGCACTGGGCATGCACCGGGGCGAAGCGGCGCATGGCCAGCTGGCGGCACAGCCGGTCCAGCGCCAGGCGCCGGGCGGGGGTTGTGGCCAGAGGAAAGAGCACATCGGGCGGGATGCTGACGTGCAGGTCGGGCAAAAGGCCCCGGGACAGGGCCTCCACGGCCACCACGCTCTTGCCCTTGATGGACACCATGGGCTGGAAAAGCGTGACGATGCGGTCTTCGCGGGCCAGGGTCTGGTAGTCGAGTGCGAGGGGCTGCATACGGTGGCGGCGCGTCCCTTTGGCGGAAGAGGGCGCCCCGGGCCGGAGGATGGGGGTCCGGC containing:
- a CDS encoding EAL domain-containing protein, with the protein product MQPLALDYQTLAREDRIVTLFQPMVSIKGKSVVAVEALSRGLLPDLHVSIPPDVLFPLATTPARRLALDRLCRQLAMRRFAPVHAQCKDLLLSVNLDMSLINRNILGSGKFLEATQAAGLNPGNVVIEIIESKVQDTEVLTRFIETYRAHGFLIALDDIGTGHSNLDRVSQIKPDIIKIDKGLIRDIHCEYHKFEIAKALVRLSRNIGAMVVAEGVEQEAEVLELMGLGVDIFQGFYFARPAPLDAAPPPTPRRVASVARNFRRRVIETINEKKALHETYDRALREIVAALGTQAPRGFNRALLDLIHSHEDIECMYVLNCAGRQVSATVCNPYAVSEARRFIYRPAPRGTDHSLKEYFLPLSAGLEKYTTEPYISLASGSLCTTISVRFGDRAGRAFILCVDISVKR
- the fliQ gene encoding flagellar biosynthesis protein FliQ; the encoded protein is MTPEFVVGFARQAIEMALLISLPMLGVGLLVGLTVSILQAATQIQEMTLTFIPKILSIFVALLVSFPWIMDKMITYTRDLFMNLPNYVR